One part of the Vicia villosa cultivar HV-30 ecotype Madison, WI linkage group LG6, Vvil1.0, whole genome shotgun sequence genome encodes these proteins:
- the LOC131613331 gene encoding myosin-15-like, translating into MSLRKGSKVWVPDRDFAWLPAEVLESSEKQVRVETDSGNKVVVVAPEKLFPRDADEDEHGGVEDMTRLAYLNEPGVLYNIRRRYMLNDIYYGNMALCHHFSGSSYNSIRHALLSLFVEEINAFIYEDLLLRVISYMGALQMPKLVHN; encoded by the exons atgAGTTTACGCAAGGGCTCCAAGGTTTGGGTTCCTGACAGGGACTTTGCTTGGTTACCTGCTGAAGTACTCGAATCTTCCGAAAAGCAAGTTCGCGTTGAAACGGATTCCGGCAACAAG gttgttgttgttgctccGGAGAAATTGTTTCCTAGGGATGCCGATGAAGATGAGCACGGCGGAGTCGAAGATATGACGAGGCTGGCTTATTTGAATGAACCAGGAGTGTTGTACAATATTCGGAGAAGATACATGCTTAATGATATATAT TATGGAAATATGGCTCTCTGTCACCATTTCTCTGGGTCATCGTATAATAGTATACGGCATGCATTATTGTCACTCTTTGTTGAGGAAATTAATGCTTTTATTTATGAAGACCTTTTATTGAGGGTTATCTCATACATGGGTGCATTACAAATGCCTAAACTAGTGCATAATTAA